From Labrus bergylta chromosome 22, fLabBer1.1, whole genome shotgun sequence, one genomic window encodes:
- the tmem185 gene encoding transmembrane protein 185-like, with the protein MNLRGLFQDFNPSKFLIYSCLLLFSVLLSLRLDGVIQWSYWAVFTPIWLWKLLVIIGASVGTGVWAHNPQYRAEGETCVEFKAMLIAVGLHVLLLMFEVLVCDRVARGNYFWLLVFMPLFFVSPVSVAACVWGFRHDRSLELEVLCSVNILQFIFIALRLDKIINWPWLVVCVPLWILMSFLCLVVLYYIIWSVLFLRSIDIIAEQRRTHITMAISWMTIVVPLLTFEILLVHKLDGHNSLSYVCVFVPLWLSLLTLMATTFGQKGGNHWWFGIRKDFCHFLLELLPFLREYGNVSYDLQRSEDPEAAEDLPVPEPPPKIAPMFHKKTGVVITQSPGKYFVPPPKLCIDMPD; encoded by the exons TAAGTTCCTCATCTACTcctgtctgctgctgttctCCGTGCTGCTGTCGCTGAGGCTGGATGGCGTCATTCAGTGGAGCTACTGGGCCGTGTTCACCCCGATATGGCTGTGGAAGCTGCTGGTCATCATCGGGGCGTCTGTGGGCACGGGAGTGTGGGCGCACAACCCGCAGTACAG GGCTGAAGGCGAGACGTGCGTGGAGTTCAAGGCCATGCTGATCGCGGTGGGGCTCCACGTCCTGCTGCTGATGTTCGAGGTGTTGGTGTGCGACCGCGTGGCGAGGGGAAACTACTTCTGGCTGCTCGTCTTCATGCCGCTCTTCTTCGTGTCGCCCGTCTCCGTGGCGGCCTGCGTGTGGGGGTTCAGACACGACCGCTCGCTCGAG CTCGAGGTTTTGTGCTCAGTCAACATCCTTCAGTTCATCTTCATCGCTCTGAGGCTGGACAAGATCATCAACTGGCCTTGGCTG GTGGTGTGCGTCCCGCTCTGGATCCTCATGTCCTTCCTGTGCCTCGTCGTCCTGTACTACATCATCTGGtccgtcctcttcctccgcTCCATCGACATCATCGCGGAGCAACGGCGAACCCACATCACCATGGCGATCAGCTGGATGACCATCGTCGTCCCCCTGCTCACCTTCGAG ATCCTTCTGGTGCACAAGCTGGACGGCCACAACAGCCTGAGCTACGTGTGCGTGTTCGTCCCGCTCTGGCTCTCTCTGCTCACGCTCATGGCCACGACGTTCGGCCAGAAGGGAGGAAACCACT ggtgGTTTGGAATCCGTAAAGACTTCTGCCACTTCCTGTTGGAGCTCCTCCCCTTCCTGCGCGAGTACGGCAACGTCTCCTACGACCTCCAGCGCAGCGAGGACCCCGAGGCGGCCGAGGACCTGCCCGTCCCCGAGCCTCCCCCGAAGATCGCGCCCATGTTCCACAAGAAGACGGGCGTGGTGATCACGCAGAGTCCCGGGAAGTACTTCGTCCCGCCCCCGAAACTCTGCATCGACATGCCGGACtaa